ATTCCCAAGTAAGTAAATGTTCTGCCGTGTTAGTCACTTACTAAGGGACTATTTTGTGCAGacttattggaaaaaaaaaaaaagaagaaaagagggagTTTTTGGAAAGTGGGAATGAGAGGAGCCTTCTTGCACGGCTACTCTCATCTCATGGGCCGTCACTGGATATGATTGCTTGCGGATTATTAGTAGTACTAATGTGTTGCGGGGTTTGGTCGGTCTAATGAATGAACGAATAATATTCCCGTGTGGTGTGGTGTGGTGTGGTGTAAGGTCAAAGTTGTTGTTGGTCTTTGGCAGCACTTTGTTAGGGTCTCCAGTCAACAAAGGCGTTCTCTTCTCTCCAGTCCCCTCTCCCCCGTTTTGgtcaaaccttttttttttccttattgcTGCTAATCTGAAATCCGGTTGAGAGTGGTTTGGTGGTTGTGTCGATAttcctggttttttttttaaaaaaataaaatattgctGGTCGTTCTCACAATAGCTCATGGCTTTTACCAGGGCTAGCGTCAGAGTCTCTGTAGTACCCTCTGCCTCTGCCTGTTCTggttgcaaatttcttttttctagaaaacaataataataatatatacgtacaatattattattattataaatatattataatactCCAGCAGCAAATAAGTCAGAAAGTCGCGCATCCCGCCAGCTGCGATCTGGGTTACCGTCTGGTTGTTTCAGTGGTGGCCCACTCATTCCCGTTGTTGACTGGCTTTCCAAGTCAACCACTACACACGTGTCATTGATGGTGGGGCAGAGCTACTTTTGTCTTTGCGGCTGGAGAGTACCATCCTACTTGCGTTCTTCTTGGTTTCTAGACTTGCCAGGATTCCCGACTGCGTTCggacttttatttatttatttattaaatacaTTATCCAATCACCGGTTTATCATATCATTCATTCCTCATCCTCAATTGTTTTTTTGAGAATATCATATCATATAAAGCACTaggatatttttttttcccttcaaaaAGTCATTCCTAATAATCTCGAAACATGCTCACGTAATAtatcttgctttttttttttttttttttttgccatttaGATGTTTTAAATGTTATTCCCATCAATCTGAGAGAAGAGTCCCCAAGATCCAAAAAATGGGAAATTCCCATTTAATATTTTATCATAGGAACTActacaattcaaaattttattctCAGCATGTTAATCatcaatagttttttttttttagcaaattaGGTTTGTCGAATGAGTGTCTAATAGATACATAACTCGTGATATCGAAAGGTGTTTTAAGCGTTAATTTTAATCAATATAAAATTGAACAAAGAGTGTccaaatataaaattttattgtttttttggTGGGGGTGAACTAATATTCATGGGAAACACGTTAAGAAAATcccttaatatatatatatatatatatatatgaatacgTGATCCATAGCCAATAGCCATATTTTGTTGCGGGGCCTttgattaaatgaaataaataaccAAATTAGACGAAACTGCTTGGAATCCAAATCTTACCGGCCGCGACAAGGAAAGACTAACAAGACAGGCCCACTTGCAATGCCAACAAGAAATTTTTGACTAATCCCACCCCTAATGGTAATAGTACTCTCTATGGAGgcgggggggtgggggggggggggggagccGTTTGTAGGGGTTTTAAAAATCGGTTTATAGCCGCTGGAATTGATAAGAATTTCCAAGCATTTTCCTCTCAGCGTGCACCATCCATTCCATTCCTGGGAGTTCACACTCTACAGACAGGCCATGAGCATTCAACTTCTCCATTGTAATTTGTAATCCTCCTCCTTCAATCACCCCTGAAAATGTCCGAAACCACCCAATGGTCTTCCCAGCTCACCTTTCTGATTTTCACCATCTTCTTCCTCTCCTTGCCTTTCCTTGGCAACTCACAAACTACCAAAACCAATCCAGAAGAACAGACCATTCTGCTCAAACTCAAACAGCAGTGGCTGAATCCGCCCTCCCTGTCCCACTGGACCTCATCATCAGACCACTGCACCTGGCCAGAGATCAACTGCACAGGTGGATCAGTCACAGAACTCAACGTCTCCAATTTGGCAATCACAGAAACAATCCCATCATTTATCTGTGACCTCAAGAACCTCACAGTTCTCGATCTCAAAAACAATTTCATCCCCGGCTCCTTCCCTACAGTTCTCTACAACTGCTCCAAGCTCGAATACCTTGACCTGTCTCAGAATTTGTTCGTTGGCACTATTCCGGATGATATTGACAGGCTATCCCCAAGCACCCTCCAGTGCCTTATACTTGAAGCCAACAATTTCACTGGCGACATCCCTCCAGCTATTGGGAAGCTAACGGGGCTTAAAAGCCTTTACGCCGGAACAAACCTGTTTAATGGTTCTTTCCCAGCAGAGATTGGCGATTTGCTGAATCTTGAAGAGCTGGCCTTGAGTTTTAATGGATTTGTCCCACAACCCATACCCTCGAGTTTCACTCGGTTAAAAAAGTTGAGATTTTTATGGATGTTTCAGACTAATTTGATTGGAGAGATCCCACAAGACATTGGGAACATGACGGCTTTGGAATCCTTGAACTTGGCAGATAATGATCTCAGTGGAAATATCCCTGGGGGACTGTTTCAGCTGAAAAATCTGAGCATTCTCTCTCTTTACAAGAACAGGCTGGTCGGGTCAATACCATCATCAATTGAGGCCTTGAATCTGGAGCAAATTGACCTGTCTAATAACAGCTTAACGGGGAAAATACCGGATGAGTTTGGCAAATTGACAAACTTAACACTGCTAGCTCTGTTTTTCAATGAATTATCAGGCGAAGTACCTACTAGTTTGGGCATGTTGCCATCACTAGTAGACATTAAATTGTTCTACAATAATCTATCAGGTCAGTTGCCACCAGATTTTGGGAGACACTCGAAGCTCAGTAGCTTTCAGGTTTCAGCCAACAATTTCACTGGAAATTTGCCACAGGATTTGTGCAAGAACGGTGTGCTACTTGGTGTGGTTGCTTTTGGGAACAGTCTTACAGGAGAATTACCACCATCCCTTGGGAACTGTGACAGCATGCAGGTTGTACAGCTTCAAGGTAATCAATTTTCAGGCCAAATTCCGGATGGTTTGTGGACAACAAATTTGACAACTTTGTTGATACAGAATAACTCATTTACTGGCCAGCTACCGGACAAAGTTGCACCAGGTTTGTCAATTCTTGACATCAGTAACAATCAGTTTTCAGGTGAAATTCCAGCTGGAGTGTCATCTTGGAATAATTTAAGGGAGTTTAAGGCAAGCAATAACCTGTTCAGTGGTAAAATTCCTCAAGAGTTGACTTCTCTTCCAGAGTTGGGAACACTTCTGCTTGATGGCAATCGGCTTTCTGGGAGTCTGCCATCAAGCATAATCTCATGGAAGGGGTTAAATGTCTTGAGCTTCAGTAACAACGAGCTTTCTGGCCAAATACCTGCAGCAATTGGCCTTTTACCTGTCCTTAATGCCTTGGACTTGTCAGAAAATGACTTCTCAGGTCAAATTCCAGCTCAAATTGGGCTTCTAAGGTTAAATTCCCTCAACCTCTCTTCCAATCGCCTCTCTGGTAGTATACCTGGTGAATTTGAAAATGCAGCTTTTGACAGAAGTTTCTTGGGTAATGCTGGTCTTTGTTCACGTAATCCATCTTTAGGCCTTAACGCCTGTGCTTCCCAAACCCGGGAGTCAAACAAGCTTTCAGCAAAATTTGTCGCAGCTGTTTCAAGTATAGCCGCATTTGGCTTTTTAGTGGCTTTAGTATACACATTCTTTTTTATCAGAggttacaagaagaaaaaacagGGATTGGATTCAACTTGGAAATTAACCTCATTTCAGAAGTTGAATTTCACTGCACCATCCCTTCTATCAAGCTTGACAGAAAGCAATATGATTGGAAGTGGAGGTTCAGGAAATGTCTATCGTGTTCCAATTAATAGTTCAGGTGCATATGTTGCTGTTAAGAAGATTTGCAACAGCAAAAGGTTGGATCACAAAGAATTTCTTGCAGAAGTTGAGATTTTGGGCACTATTCGACACTCCAACATTGTGAAGTTAATGTGTTGCATCTCAACGGATAGTTCGAAGTTACTGGTCTACGAGTATATGGAAAATCGTAGTTTGGATCGTTGGCTTCATTGCAAGAGGAACCGGTCTGCTAACACAGGTTCAATCCACCATATTGTCCTGGAGTGGCCTAAGAGGTTGCAGATTGCAATTGATGCTGCTCGAGGGCTCTGCTATATGCACCATGACTGCTCACCATCTATAATTCACCGAGATTTAAAATCAAGCAACATTTTGCTAGATTCTGAATTCAATGCAAAAATTGCAGATTTTGGTCTGGCTAGGATGTTAGTGAAGGATGGAGAGCCCAACACAATGTCAGTTGTAGCCGGCTCATTCGGATACATTGCTCCTGGTACGTGGTATTGTAATTTGTCAAatgtatttgattttttttaatataatttttttgtcgaaagggggattatttgattatgatcACTTTAAATACTACCAAACTCAACTTAGTTGTTCTgtttcttgattttgtattGCAGAGTATGCTCAGACAAGAAGAGTGAATGAGAAGGTTGATGTGTATAGCTTTGGGGTCATCCTTCTGGAACTGGTTACTGGAAGAGAAGGCAATTACGGTGATGAGACTTCATCGCTTGCAGAATGGGCGTGGCGTCACTTTCAAGAAGGGAAACCAATAATTGATGCCTTCGACGAGGACATAATGGAGCCTTGTTACTTAGATGAGATAGCCAACGTGTTCAAACTCGGTATTTTCTGTACCGGATTGGTGCCCTCGAACCGCCCTACAATGAGGGACGTTTTACAAATTTTGCTCCGCTCTGTTCATTCAGTGCCAATGGGAGAAAAGAATGGCAGGAGTGAGTGTGATTTTGCCCCCCTTCTTAACAACTCAAAGCGTGAGAAGTCGTTGATCGACGAAGATGGCGGCTTCGACTCAATGGTCTGATAAAGCTTGAAAATGTAACCATCAGGTGGTTGATCCACAAAGTTGGGAAATCGATGAAGGTTCTGAACCAAGCAACAGAAGCAGGCTAAGGAGATTGGAGCGGGTTCATGGGGGCACGGCTGCATGAGTTAGCTTATACTAGTTGTCTAGAATTAGGAGATACATGGTGTTTTCAAACTGTAATTGGTGTACAAGTAGGGAAAGTAAAGCTTATTATAGCAAGCATTTCCACAGCTCGTATGAAAACGGCTGGCAGTCACTGCAGCTGCTACGAAGCAGCATTcgtttttggtgtctacaagttTCGGATCAATATATGTATAGTCTTTAAATGGATATAGTCTAGCAACACGACTAGGAAAAATGGGTTGACAGATTATGTAGTAATTTATGTATAGATTGCTTAAAACAACCTCAGAAAAACTTGATGAAGCCTAGTACTAAAACTGCTACTCACTTCATGTGGATCTCCATCAAGTCCGTTTAATATGTTGCGCAGGACTTTATTTGATCCAAAGAGTATCATCTACATGTGCACTATACCTAATCTTGAATGCCCAAATGATCTTACAACAAAGCCTTAACTTTAAGACACTACTCTTAAGCCAAAGAGGGAGGGGGGGAATTACTAACAAAAATACGAAGACATTGTCTCAGTTACGGGCCAGAAATCTAGAGGCACACGGGTCCATGGCTCAGTTTGGAGCTCTGCTAGACCATATATTAAACCGGTCCTCGCGACATCTCCTTGATTCGGCTGCTGCAATTGCCCCCAGGGAAAGGATGACAGAAATATAGAGCTCCAACGCAGTAGATCAATTTTTGGCAGCACTACAGCTCATACCAGGATCAGGATTCCTCTACTTCGAGATATTGCGAATGAGAGGCAGCCAGGAGCGCAGCACCAATGCCAGAACCATCATTTGAATGGATAATTGAAACATTTTCGTAAGCATCTCCAAGCAATTCCTGGAGAGTGCTGTCCATACAATTTCTGAACTTTGTGTAGTGCTCGAAAAGTCCGCCATCCAAAGCTACAACTGACTTCTGCTTCTCTCCATCCGTCATAGTATCTCTACCCAATTTTTTGAGAATTCCCAGGATCGCAGCAGCAGAGAGGCGTGCTCCACGGGAGACAACAATATCGCATATCTCCACTATTACTTTCCGTACTTTAAGCGAAGAATTAGGAATCTACCACCAGGAAAGGAGAACAAGTAAAATAAGAAGTCAGTAGTCATTCTGCCAAGTACTACAACACCTTTCAAATGTGCATGATAATGCATGCTAACCCAGTAGACtagaaatttataaataaaaaaaaaaaaaaaaaggaagaggaaTTCACTAGTTGTCAAAGAAATTAAACAAACATTTTAGCAACTTCGTGTTTCTTTTCTGTTGCCTGGTGCCATACCTCTAAAATATCTTTTAGCTTTGCACCAACCACTTTGAGATCACTAGATGTGTCGTGATGTATTGCAGACATCTCAGGGGTCCTGGATATAAAGCAGTCAGTAACTGTGTGTTTCAAGTTTAATGCATTAGAATTAGTTGAACAAAATAGTAAAAGCATATGAATGGAGAAAATCTATAGATTATGTCTCACGACCGCAATGTACAATTACATACTGCCAAAATTGAAAGTTAACATTGTacgctttaaaaaaaaaaatgctttaaAAAATGTTCACAAACTACCAAAAGGTCCAAAACCTAAGGTTGACATCTTGATCTGATGGCACACCTCAATATGAAAGGAATATTTAGCTTTGGAGGAACAGCATCACCAAACAAGGCAGCTTCTTCAGCCATCCTGCATAGTACTCTATGCACAATTTCCCCTAGATACATCCCAGATATAATCTTCTCAAAAATCTGCAACAGTTAGCTGGTATTAGAAACtagaaataaacaaaataatccataataaaCTTATTAAAAACAAAGCAGCTGTAAAGTGCTCTGTTGACCTGTTCCCCAGGGTTTAAACTCTCAGCATCAAGCCCTTGATCATACTCAGTTAGTGGAAGATGTGATGACCGAAAGTTACCCCATTCCATGTTGATAACCTACACAGTTCAATGCCATAAAGAAATTAATTTGGCAGAGAAAATATGAGAAGATAAAACAAGGCTTGATTGAGGTATTAAACTGCTTGAGTAATTTGGAGAATGCCAACCATCTCTCCTGATTTAGGCAGCAGACCATGCCACTTCGGAATTGCATGCGCCCTCTCGACATATGCTGCATTAGTCCCTGTACCCAGGATAACAGCAGCCATAACATCTGGGTGGTTGTATCGACCTCCAGCTAAGGTTCCAACTGCATCGTTGACCTACAGTAGCCAAGCAATATGAGAAATCTGCATGCTAAAAGAGATTTGACCTTCAAAATTAAGCAGTCACCCCACTCTACAGTCACTGCCGTCGCAGCTCCTCCTACGTATTTGCCGCCATCTCCACTCGGACCACCACTATCACCACCCATTTCCACCGCAACATGGCCACAACAGCCTCCGAGCCGACAAGCCCATCCAACACCCGTCTAGGTTGGATTGGAACTGGCGTCATGGGCCTCTCCATGTGCTCCCACCTAATCAACGCCGGCTACAATCTCACCATCTTCACCCGAACCCCCTCCTAGGCCCAACCTCTCCTCTCTCTGGGTGCCCACTGGGCCGACTCCCCCAAAACTGTCGCCTCCCAATCCGACGTCGTCTTCTCCATCGTCGGTTACCCATCCGACATTGGCCACGTTATCCTCCACCCATCCACTGGCCCTCTCTCCGGTTTACGCCCCGGAGGCATCATCGTTGACATGACCACCTCGGATCCCTCACTCGCCGTTGAAATACACTCGGCAGCCACCTCTGCCGGCTGTTCCGCCGTTGACGCCCCAGTATCCGGCGGCGATCGTGGCGCCCGCAACGCCACTCTCTCTATCTTCGCAGGCGGGGACGGACCTATCATCGAAAAACTAAAACCCATTTTCGCCCTCCTCGGAAGAGTTTATTACATGGGTGCTCCAGGAAAGGGGCAATTCACGAAACTAGCAAACCAGATAACCATAGCTTCAACAATGGTGGGGCTTTGTGAAGGTTTAGTATATGCCCACAAGGCAGGTTTGGACCTAGAGTTGTACTTGAGTGCGATATCTACAGGCGCGGCTGGATCCAAGTCGTTGGATTTGTATGGGAGTAGGATTTTGAAAAGGGATTTCGAGGCCGGATTTTTTGTGAATCATTTCGTGAAGGATTTGGGGATATGCTTGAGGGAATGTCAGAATATGAATTTGGCATTGCCGGGTTTGGCACTGGCTCAGCAGCTTTATCTTTCGCTTAAGGCTTATGGTGAGGGGGATTTGGGCACCCAGGCGCTTGTTTTGGCGCTTGAAAGGCTCAACAACGTATCACTCGATTCTGCTGGTGGTGCTGCTGCTTCAGGGAATAAAACATGAAGGTAGGGATTGGTAAAGTTTTGATATTTTGAGGATGGAAATATAAATGTTATTACACTTCTTTTTGTCACATTTTGATTGTGTTGGAAACTTCGATATGGATCATAATTCTGGTAAAAAGCATGATTAATCCGAGTTATTTAACTGCGTGCTTTTCCCAAAGAAGATCGCGATTCCAATGTAGTCTGTTATGTGGGTTGGGTTCAATTACACAACTGGGCCAATTGGGAAGGAGTGTGCTGATCTCTGGCCCAGGATTGCTAGTGCTGCCACTAAATACACTAAATATTTCTTACAGGTAATTAGCCTTtttatgtcaaaaaaaaaaaaaaaattgaggtcTTTGGCGAAGAGCAGAGGGAGGTCTTCCCTTAGAGTCCTCACAGCCAGACCCAGGCTCACAAAGAAATCATCCCTATAGTCATGCTGCTTATTATCGTGAGGAGAAGCAAGAGCAATGGCAACCGTGGCAGTGGCATAGGTGGTGGGGTGGTGGAGGGGTCGGTGGGGCGGAGGTGATTGGTAAACCATTCAAAGACTATAATACCGGTGATATTTGGTCGCGTGTCTCATGAGATGATGTTTCATGTTAATTTTAATTGTTGAATTTGACAGAAGAGTTACGAATATGCTATTTTATTATATCGAGGGTCAAACCTTTACTGTTAATTATTGGAGAGTTAAAATTTTACCTGAAAAAAAGTTGGGGGGCCATTGGGACTCTTTTCCCttgaaaaaaagatgaaaataagtaaaattcaaGCTTAAAAAGCTTCctttactaatttttttctaCCGATTTTCAACATTTTAACGATTCAATTTTGTTGAGTAGTATTGCTGTTGTTTGCTCTTCGGGCTCCATCAACCTTCTACTGGTCTACTGCCAGCACTTCTTTTAAAAGCAATAAAGCAGTCTACGGAAGGCTTTCTTGAGAGTGAAAATATATATAGTCGTTGATGTATGGAGGTAAATGTTATCCAATTCCCAGTAAATGTCCATGGTATCAGTGCTTTGTATACATACGTAcgtacacatatatatatatatatatatatatatataaaatatggATGAGGAGGCAAATGACATGCAATTCCCAAGTAAGTAAATGTTCTGCCGTGTTTGTCACCTACCAAGGGATTATTTTGTGCAGACttattggaaaaataaaaataaaaaggaggGAGCTTTATAGACTTTTGGAGGCGTGAAAAAGTGGGATTGAGAGGAATGGAGGAACCTTCTTGCACGGCTACTCTCATCTCATGGCCGTCACTGGATATGATTGCTTGCGGATTAGTATTTTGAGCGCATAGGATTGCAAAACAATAATGGGTTGGTTGAATGAATGAATATTCAGCGGAAGAAAATAGAAGCAGTGGTGTGGTGTCAGATCAAAGTCATGTGGGTGGGTTGTTGACCTGTTGTCGTCGGTCTTCGGCAGCACTCTATTACAGTACTGTTTGGGTCTCCAGTCAACAAAGGCGTTCTCTCCCCCGTTCTGGTcaaaccttttttcttttgggtgcTCCTAATTTTATTGCTGGTAATCTGAAATCTGGTTGACAGCAGTTGGTTGTGTCGATAttgctggttttttttttttttaaatttatttattcgTCTCATAGTCGATATTGGTTGTTCTCACAATAGCTCGTGGCTTTTATGCGTCAGAGTTCTCACAATAGATCGGGTTATCGTCTTAGTGAGGATGGACGGGTTGTTTCAGTGTTGGCCCACTCATTCCCGTTGTTGAGTTGACTGACTTTCCAAGTCAACCACAACACACGTGTCATTGATGGTGGGCAAACCTACTTTGTCTTTGTGGCTGGACTCTGGAGAGTTCCATTCCACTTGCGTTCTTTTTGGTTTCTAGATTTGCTTGCTTGCTAGGATTCCTGACTCCggacttttatttatttattaatgcaTTACCAATCACCATTTTATCTTTCTCGTCCTCAATTGCTTTTTGGGAGAACATCATATCATACAAAGCATTAggatattttttttcccttcaaaaGGTCACTCCTAATAATCTCAAAACATGCTCACGTAATatattttgctttctttttttttttttgccatttaGATATTTTAAATGTTATTCCCATCAATCTGAGAGAAATATCAATGGAGAGTCCTCAAGATCCCAAAAAATGAGAAATTCCCATTTAATATTTTATCAGAGGAACTAatacaattcaaaattttgttctCAACATGTTAATcatcaataatttttttttagcaaattaGGTTCGTCGAACGAGGGTCTAATAGATAGATAACTCATGGTATCGAGAGGCGTTTTAAGCGTAAATTTTAATCaatataaaatttaacaaagaCTGTCTAAAAATACGAATTTTAAATTTGTGCATCGATTGTATGTTTTGATTGTTTTTTTGGTGGGGGTAAACTAATATTCATGGGAAACACGTTAAGAAAATCCcttaaaatatacatatatatatatatatatatctttatactatataagataGAGTTTTGGTCAAAGAGGGGTTAAATTTCAACTAGGGATAGACAACAAATTCGATCCGATCCGAAACCCGACTAATCCGATCCGATTTTTCTTAGCGGGGCAGATGCGGGTCGGGGACCAGCAAAAATGGAAACGGATACGGATCAGCAAAATAAAAATCTGATGGTACCCGACCCGCAtggtatattatataaatattaaaaaaataagagttcattatataattttataatttttaatcctAAATGTAAGTACCTTTATTCCAAAGATGTAagaaagttggaaaaaaaatttcaaaattatttttgttatacttttttttcaaaaattattagcTCTGTTCAATTCTTTTCCGGACTTGATTCCACAATTGACTCATTTTGGATGCAATTTTGTACCATAATATCCTTAAGGAAGTTGAAAAAGTTGTCATATACTTATTATCCTTATGTTTGTTATGTTGTAAAAAGATAAAATGTGTGAAAATggtgatgtactcaaaattatcATAAAACTTCGTTTTATTCTTGTGTTTGTTATACTTGAAAAAGTTGAAAAAGTTGTCATATACTTATTATCCTTGTATTTGTTATGTTGTAGAAGGATGAAATGCGTGAAAATAAtgatgtactcaaaattattataaaattttgttttatctattatatattataattctaatatgtactaaatttatgaaatcggtttgattattggatgaaatgtgtgagaatggTGATGCATAGATTTTGATTATAATATCTTTACCAATGTTAATTGGAAAGCatacttttttttattgaaaaatatgttgatattaagtgaaaaatattttttattgaaaaatcaatttttttttatgggcGGGTACCCTATTACCCGTCCCTTTTTTTCAGGTACCCGAATAACGGGTACTCGAAAATATTAGGAACGGGTTAGGGTCGCAAAATGGTTGATCCGATATTTTAGGATCGGGTCAACCAAATTTTATTAGGGGCGGATACTCGATCCATGCCCACCCCTAATTTCAACTGCATGGGTAGGAATTTTTTGGGAATGTTAAAAATTATGAAGTGTTTTACAAGTTGAAGGTACGAGTGAGGAAAGCGTGTGGTTGGATATATTAACCGAAACGGCCTCCTTTATGGATATTTAAAACTTTAAATGTGATTGTGTATCTGGGTATTTATGGTATGTACAATAAATCTGGAGCCGTTTGTTACTTTTGGTACAACTCAAATAAGCCCGTGGGTTCGTGTCATTACTGAAATGGCCTTTAGACAGCATACATGTAGCTTTTGAGCCGCAGATAACCGTTTGAGACTATTGCTTCGTCTGAAATGAGCTTGTGTCTGAAACCTTGCTCACCTATCACCGTTGTTAAAGCTCAGTTATGAACTCCACTATTTATGCTTGAATTTAACGGCCATAAACATGGGTTAATTAATGACTCCATGTCTGGCCTTTGGGATTAGGTCAGTTTCCCCTCTTTCATCTTCGAGGATTGGGGTTTTCCTTGCAACGAAATGCCTCTTCCTTTGTCCTTTCATCCGAACTCATGTCTGAAAGCCCATTTCTTTAACATTATAACCACAATTAAATAACCAAACATTTGTATGTTAATCCCCAAACGGCTGAGCATTGATTATGCTTGTTTCAATGCCTCCTCTTTCGCCTTCTTCAGTTTCACTCTTTTCATATTCTGGGATTTGGCCTATTTTTTATGCCTTTCTACTAAGTACTTTAGAATGTTCTTTAGCCGTAGCTACTCCATGTGGTTCAGTTTGAGGTAGGATTTGTCCCTCAATTTTGTCGTTCATGTGAGTGGTTTGGGCCGTGTGTGGCGTCGATGTGTGCTTAATTTCTACAAGGAAAGCAAACTCTTCTCTGAACTGCTAAAATTGTCCAGATTTTTGCAAGTAAGTACATACTCCATCTCATCTGGTATTGCAATTGATAGTTGATCTTTTTGATCTTAAACGGCCTAGGCTGTCTTAGTTTTCCCTCCCTTCTGAAGAAGACT
The Coffea arabica cultivar ET-39 chromosome 6c, Coffea Arabica ET-39 HiFi, whole genome shotgun sequence genome window above contains:
- the LOC113691996 gene encoding uncharacterized protein — its product is MSETTQWSSQLTFLIFTIFFLSLPFLGNSQTTKTNPEEQTILLKLKQQWLNPPSLSHWTSSSDHCTWPEINCTGGSVTELNVSNLAITETIPSFICDLKNLTVLDLKNNFIPGSFPTVLYNCSKLEYLDLSQNLFVGTIPDDIDRLSPSTLQCLILEANNFTGDIPPAIGKLTGLKSLYAGTNLFNGSFPAEIGDLLNLEELALSFNGFVPQPIPSSFTRLKKLRFLWMFQTNLIGEIPQDIGNMTALESLNLADNDLSGNIPGGLFQLKNLSILSLYKNRLVGSIPSSIEALNLEQIDLSNNSLTGKIPDEFGKLTNLTLLALFFNELSGEVPTSLGMLPSLVDIKLFYNNLSGQLPPDFGRHSKLSSFQVSANNFTGNLPQDLCKNGVLLGVVAFGNSLTGELPPSLGNCDSMQVVQLQGNQFSGQIPDGLWTTNLTTLLIQNNSFTGQLPDKVAPGLSILDISNNQFSGEIPAGVSSWNNLREFKASNNLFSGKIPQELTSLPELGTLLLDGNRLSGSLPSSIISWKGLNVLSFSNNELSGQIPAAIGLLPVLNALDLSENDFSGQIPAQIGLLRLNSLNLSSNRLSGSIPGEFENAAFDRSFLGNAGLCSRNPSLGLNACASQTRESNKLSAKFVAAVSSIAAFGFLVALVYTFFFIRGYKKKKQGLDSTWKLTSFQKLNFTAPSLLSSLTESNMIGSGGSGNVYRVPINSSGAYVAVKKICNSKRLDHKEFLAEVEILGTIRHSNIVKLMCCISTDSSKLLVYEYMENRSLDRWLHCKRNRSANTGSIHHIVLEWPKRLQIAIDAARGLCYMHHDCSPSIIHRDLKSSNILLDSEFNAKIADFGLARMLVKDGEPNTMSVVAGSFGYIAPEYAQTRRVNEKVDVYSFGVILLELVTGREGNYGDETSSLAEWAWRHFQEGKPIIDAFDEDIMEPCYLDEIANVFKLGIFCTGLVPSNRPTMRDVLQILLRSVHSVPMGEKNGRSECDFAPLLNNSKREKSLIDEDGGFDSMV
- the LOC113691997 gene encoding LOW QUALITY PROTEIN: probable 3-hydroxyisobutyrate dehydrogenase-like 1, mitochondrial (The sequence of the model RefSeq protein was modified relative to this genomic sequence to represent the inferred CDS: substituted 1 base at 1 genomic stop codon), with translation MATTASEPTSPSNTRLGWIGTGVMGLSMCSHLINAGYNLTIFTRTPSXAQPLLSLGAHWADSPKTVASQSDVVFSIVGYPSDIGHVILHPSTGPLSGLRPGGIIVDMTTSDPSLAVEIHSAATSAGCSAVDAPVSGGDRGARNATLSIFAGGDGPIIEKLKPIFALLGRVYYMGAPGKGQFTKLANQITIASTMVGLCEGLVYAHKAGLDLELYLSAISTGAAGSKSLDLYGSRILKRDFEAGFFVNHFVKDLGICLRECQNMNLALPGLALAQQLYLSLKAYGEGDLGTQALVLALERLNNVSLDSAGGAAASGNKT
- the LOC140008611 gene encoding hexokinase-2-like encodes the protein MGGDSGGPSGDGGKYVGGAATAVTVEWGDCLILKVNDAVGTLAGGRYNHPDVMAAVILGTGTNAAYVERAHAIPKWHGLLPKSGEMVINMEWGNFRSSHLPLTEYDQGLDAESLNPGEQIFEKIISGMYLGEIVHRVLCRMAEEAALFGDAVPPKLNIPFILRTPEMSAIHHDTSSDLKVVGAKLKDILEIPNSSLKVRKVIVEICDIVVSRGARLSAAAILGILKKLGRDTMTDGEKQKSVVALDGGLFEHYTKFRNCMDSTLQELLGDAYENVSIIHSNDGSGIGAALLAASHSQYLEVEES